CAACGTCTGGTTGCCGTTCAGCAGCACGTACTCGCCCTTCTTGTTGCGCAGCGCGACGCCGATACGGTCGGAGTCGGGGTCGGTAGCCAGGACGAGGTCGGCCCCCTCCCTGGCCGCGAGGTCGATGGCCATCGACATGGTCTTGCGCTCCTCGGGGTTGGGCGACTCGACGGTGGGGAAGTTCCCGTCGATGACGGCCTGCTCCTTCACCATGATGATGTTCGTGAAGCCGAATTTACGCAACGACGCGGGCACCAGGCGGACGCCTGCGCCGTGCATCGGGGAGTAGACGATCTTCATGTCGCGGTGCTTCTTCACGCTTTCGGGCGAGAGCGACAATTCGTGCACCTTATTTAAATAGATCTCGTCGAATTTCTCGTCGAGGATCGTGATGTTTTCGGGATTCTTACCCGTGAGTATCATGTCCACGTCGGTGATCTTCTCCACCTCGGCGATGATATTCTTGTCGTGCGGCTCGGTGACCTGCGCGCCGTCCGTCCAGTAGGCCTTGTAACCGTTGTACTCTTTGGGGTTGTGCGAGGCGGTCACGACCACGCCCGAATGGCATTTCAGCTCGCGGATGGCGAAGCTCAGTTCGGGCGTCGGGCGCAGCGAATCGAACAGGAAAACGGTGAATCCGTTCGAGGCGAAAATATCGGCCACATGCTCGGCGAACATGCGTGAATTATTGCGGCTGTCGTGGCCGATCGCAACCCGGATCTGCTCGCCCGCGAAGTTCTTCTTGAGATAGTTCGAAAGCCCCTGTGTAGCAGCCCCCACCGTGTAGACGTTCATGCGGTTGGTACCCACGCCCATGATGCCGCGCAAGCCGCCCGTACCGAATTCGAGGTCTTTGTAGAAACTCTCGGTGAGTTCTTTCATATCATTATCAATCAGGTATTTAACCTGCTTCTTGGTAGCTTCGTCGTAGTGGCCGTCAAGCCATGCCTGCGCTTTTTTCAGCACCAATTGTTCCAGTTCGTTAGCCATAAGTTTATTGGTTTTATTTATAATTTGATTATAGGACTGCCTAAAAAATTGATATGCAAATATACGAAATTTATTTCTATTATTCAATATCAGGGAGTTAAAATTGGATGTCCGGAAACCGTTGTTTTTCTATATATAAAAAAAGTGAAAATACAACACCTTTTCGGAAATCTTTTTGCAAAATTATTCACAACTTTGTCACATCAAAAACAGTGCAACCCTTATC
This Alistipes onderdonkii DNA region includes the following protein-coding sequences:
- a CDS encoding phospho-sugar mutase — its product is MANELEQLVLKKAQAWLDGHYDEATKKQVKYLIDNDMKELTESFYKDLEFGTGGLRGIMGVGTNRMNVYTVGAATQGLSNYLKKNFAGEQIRVAIGHDSRNNSRMFAEHVADIFASNGFTVFLFDSLRPTPELSFAIRELKCHSGVVVTASHNPKEYNGYKAYWTDGAQVTEPHDKNIIAEVEKITDVDMILTGKNPENITILDEKFDEIYLNKVHELSLSPESVKKHRDMKIVYSPMHGAGVRLVPASLRKFGFTNIIMVKEQAVIDGNFPTVESPNPEERKTMSMAIDLAAREGADLVLATDPDSDRIGVALRNKKGEYVLLNGNQTLVLLMSYQLTRWAERGELDGNQYVVKTIVTSQMANAVADHFKVKCYDCLTGFKYIAKIIRENEGKAKYIGGGEESFGYLAGDYVRDKDAVSACSLAAEAAAWAMDTMGLTLYEWLQELYVKYGFYREGLVSVVRKGKEGAELIQKMMVEFRANPPKTILGSPVVKINDFLTLETTDVKSGAMTPIVQDRSNVLQWFTEDGTAVSVRPSGTEPKIKFYFGVKAPLASVADFDRVQAELDAKIEGIKKDLKLE